The Dehalococcoidales bacterium DNA window GCCAGGAAGGAAGAAATTCTGCTGAGTGAAGTCAGTCTGGAACACGCGCGCCAGAAGCACATTATCATAAAACAGGGTGAATTCGAGGTGGACTATATCCGGGATCGCCGCCCGGAGATATACGGTGACCTTACCAAACCCGATACCAGCAGGTCCTAGAATTCGGACTTAACAATTTAACCGGTTGGGCGGAGGGTATATCCTCCGCCCAACTTATTAAATACCAGTATTATCTACCCTTCCAGTTTGGCGGTCGTTTTTCGCTGAAAGCCTTTGGTCCTTCCACGAAGTCTTCGGACTGTGCCATCTGCTGAGACATGAGAAAACCATGGTTCAGGGCAACCCCGAGCGTCATATCCTGGCCTTTCATAGCCGCCTCTTTGGATGAGCGAATCGACAGTGGTGCACA harbors:
- a CDS encoding enoyl-CoA hydratase (Catalyzes the reversible hydration of unsaturated fatty acyl-CoA to beta-hydroxyacyl-CoA) gives rise to the protein CAPLSIRSSKEAAMKGQDMTLGVALNHGFLMSQQMAQSEDFVEGPKAFSEKRPPNWKGR